The following proteins come from a genomic window of Bacilli bacterium:
- a CDS encoding adenylosuccinate synthase codes for MSTVVVVGTQWGDEGKGKITDFLAESADVVARYQGGNNAGHTILINDKKYKVNLIPSGIFYSDKYCVIGNGMVVNPKALIEEIQYVRENGFSTDRLKISDRAHVIMPYHLLLDSLEEERKGSDKIGTTLKGIGPCYMDKAARNGIRMADLLDAEEFSRKVRLMVAAKNQVIEQVYGGQALDAEAIIEEYLGYAEQIRPYVTETSVFLNEAIDSGKRVLFEGAQGVMLDIDQGTYPFVTSSNPSAGGVCIGSGVGPTKIKHVIGVAKAYTSRVGDGPFPTEQINETGDYIRERGKEYGTVTGRPRRIGWFDSVVVRHARRVSGLTGLSLNSLDVLTGLKTVKICTGYKYGEQILEHYPANLKVLAQCEAVYEELPGWQEDISGARSLDDLPANARHFVERVSQLTGIPIVIFSVGRNREQTNLVTPVYA; via the coding sequence ATGTCTACAGTCGTTGTCGTAGGTACTCAGTGGGGAGACGAAGGGAAAGGCAAAATCACCGACTTTTTGGCCGAATCCGCCGATGTGGTTGCCCGTTACCAAGGCGGCAACAATGCGGGGCATACGATTCTTATCAACGATAAAAAGTATAAGGTGAATCTGATCCCATCCGGAATTTTTTACAGCGATAAATACTGCGTAATCGGCAACGGGATGGTTGTGAATCCCAAAGCCTTGATAGAGGAAATCCAATACGTCCGTGAAAACGGCTTTTCCACGGATCGGTTGAAAATAAGCGATCGCGCCCATGTGATCATGCCGTACCATCTGCTGTTGGATTCGTTGGAAGAAGAGCGGAAAGGCTCCGACAAGATCGGTACAACCTTAAAAGGCATCGGGCCTTGCTATATGGACAAAGCCGCCCGTAACGGCATTCGCATGGCCGATTTGCTGGACGCGGAAGAATTCAGCCGAAAAGTGCGCCTGATGGTCGCCGCCAAGAACCAGGTGATCGAACAGGTATATGGCGGCCAGGCGCTGGATGCGGAAGCGATCATCGAGGAATATTTGGGTTATGCGGAGCAAATCCGCCCCTACGTAACCGAAACGTCCGTATTTTTAAACGAAGCCATCGACTCCGGCAAACGCGTCCTGTTTGAAGGGGCGCAAGGCGTCATGCTGGACATCGACCAGGGCACCTATCCGTTCGTTACATCTTCCAATCCATCCGCCGGCGGCGTCTGCATCGGTTCCGGCGTGGGCCCGACAAAGATTAAGCACGTCATCGGTGTGGCTAAAGCCTACACATCAAGGGTGGGCGACGGGCCGTTCCCGACGGAGCAAATAAACGAAACCGGCGATTATATTCGCGAGCGCGGCAAAGAATACGGCACCGTCACAGGCAGACCGCGCCGCATCGGCTGGTTCGACAGCGTCGTTGTCCGTCATGCCCGCAGGGTCAGCGGATTGACCGGGTTATCGCTGAACTCGCTCGATGTGTTGACAGGACTGAAAACGGTGAAAATCTGCACCGGTTACAAGTACGGCGAGCAAATTCTGGAACATTATCCGGCCAATTTGAAAGTTTTGGCGCAATGCGAAGCGGTCTATGAGGAATTGCCGGGCTGGCAGGAAGATATTTCCGGCGCCCGCTCCCTTGACGATCTGCCCGCCAATGCCAGACATTTTGTCGAGCGCGTCTCGCAATTGACCGGCATCCCGATTGTGATCTTCTCGGTCGGCAGAAACCGCGAACAGACCAATTTGGTTACGCCTGTTTACGCGTAA